GCCGGCCAGCCGGTCGCCCCGATCCAGGCCGAAAACCGCTATGGCGTGTATCTCGGCGGGCCGATCTGGCGCGACCGCCTGTTCTTCTTCGGTGCCTACGAGCACCAGGATGCCGGCCAGTCGCAGGATGACGGCCCGGTCGGCGCCGGTTTCGCCAACGAGCAGGTCGGCATCACCGTTGACCAGTTCAATGAGATTTCGGACGTGCTCAGCAGCGTCTACGGCATCGAAACCGGCGATCTCGTCACCAGCCGCCCGTTCGAGAACGATCGCTACTTCGGTCGCCTGGACTTCCAGATCACCGACGATCACCGTCTGGAGGCGACCTACCAGCGCCTCGAGGAAGCCTCGACCCGCCCTGACGACCTGTTCACCGGCACCTCGCCGCAGGCCGTGGGCCGCAACACCTTCCTGCTCAGCGGCACGGAATCGGATTACTACTCCGCCCGCCTCTACTCGCAGTGGAACGACAACCTCTCGACCGAATTCCGCTATTCCCGCTCGGAAGTGCAGGACGTGCAGAACCCGATCGGTGGCGGTGAAGCGCAATCGGACAACCCGATCCCGCGCATCATCGTGGGTATCGACAACGCCACCGGCATCGACGGCACCGTGCTGGCCGGCCCCGGCAACTCGCGTTCGGCCAACGACCTGCGCTCCGAGATCGACCAGTACCGCTTCCTGACTACCGTCAATGTTGGTGATCACACCTTCAAGGCCGGCGCCGAGGTCAACCACGCTGACCTGTTCAACCTGTTCGTGCAGAACGCCACCGGCACGCTGGTCTTCCGCAACATCGCCGACCTGCGCGAAGGCCTGCTGTCGCCGGGTCTTGGCAACAACCAGACCGATACCCGTCCCAACAACGTCATCAGCGGTCAGACCGAAGGTGCCTTCGGCAACTTCTCCGCCACCGGCGACGTAACCGATGCCGCTGCCGAGTTCACCCGCACGATCTATTCGATCTTCGGGCAGGACGAATGGCAGGTGACCGACAACCTGAGTGCCGTGCTCGGCCTGCGCGTCGACTGGTATGACGGTGGCCGTCCGTCGCGCAACCCGCTGTTCGCCGCGCGCTACGGCTTCGGCAACACCGCCAGCTTCAGCACGCTGGACCCGCTGGTGATGCCGCGCCTGGCGCTGACCTACGACGTCGAAGACTTCTCCGTGTTCTCGCGGATGAGCGTGCGCGGCGGCGTGGGCGTGTTCTCCGGTGGCGATCCGCTGGTGTGGTTCGGCAACGCCTTCCAGAACGATGGTCGCGGGTTCGCCCAGGGCACCACCCAGGATGCCGCCTGCGGCACCGCACGGATCGACGTGGTCACCAACGGCACCTTCACCGGCGTTCCGGCCTGCTTCCAGCAGTCCGCTTCCGCTCAGGCGGCTGCCGGCCGTGGTGACACCCAGTCGATCAGCCCGAACATCGAGCAGCCTTCGGTATTGCGTGCCAACGTCGGCCTGCAGACCGGGCTCGACTTTGCTCCGTCGGGCTTCTTCAGCGGCTGGAACCTGACGCTGGACTACATCTACAGCAAGTATCGCAACCCGTTCACGATCGTCGATCTGGCGCAGACTGTTGACCCCCGCCTGGGCGTGAACGGCTTCACCATCGACGGGCGCCCGATCTATCGCTCGATCGACTCGACGGTGGCCGGCTGTACCGCCAGCCTCGTCGATCTGAACCCCGCTCCGGTGTATCAGAACGTCAACGCAGCCTGCTTCAACACCAGCCGCGATGACGAACTGCAGCTCACCAATGCTGGCAGCTATGATGGGCACGTGGCCTCGATCATCCTGGCGAATTCGTTCGACGGCGGTATCTTCACCTCGGACGGCGGCATCGATTTCAACATCGGCTACGCCTACACCGACACGCAGGACCGGCGGAATATGTACAACTCCACGGCCGGGTCGAATTACGACCTGTCCGCGGCGTTCGACCGCCAGAACCCCGATGCCTCGCGCAGCTTCTTCAGCTCGAAGCACAACATCAGCGCCTACATCGCCTTCCGCGAGGAGTTCTTCGACGATCTGGCGAGCCGGTTCTCGATGAGCTTCGTGGCACGCTCGGGCCGTCCGTACAGCCTGACGTTCTCGGGCGGTGGCGTGTTCAACGACAGCGTGTCGGGTAACGACAACGCGCTGGCGTACATCCCTTCGGGGCCGAACGATCCGAACGTGTCGCCGTTGTCCAACGCCGGTGCGGTTGCGGATCTCGCGAGCTTCGCCGCCGGTCTCAACTGCGCCAAGGACTACCTTGGCCGCTCTGTCGAGCGTAACACCTGCTCGAACGACTGGTATTACGACATGGACCTGTCGATCTCGCAGGAAATCCCCGGCCCGGGTCGCCTGTTCGGTCGGGACGACCGTCTGCGCCTCTACGCCACGATGGACAACTTCCTGAACTTCCTGAGCGAAGACTGGAACGTGCAGCGTCGCCGGAACTTCTCCGGTCTGCAGGACATCGCCAGCGTCAGCGGCGTCGATAGCCAGGGCCGCTACATCATCACCGGCTTCAACGGTGCTGAGCAGTTCGAGGATGACAACACGATCAACGTGACCTCGTCGGTGTGGCGTCTGAAGGTCGGCATCAGCTACGATTTCTGATCGCGGCCAAATACGTTAGGGAAGGGGCGGCGTCACCGGATGGTGGGGCCGCCCCTTTCGTTTTGCATCCCGAGGGAAAGCCATTTGCCCATGCCCGCCAAGCTCATCCCGCTCCTGCTTGCAGCCACCGGCCTTACCGCCTGCGCCAGCGTCGCCACCGACCCCGCGCCGGTGGCCGTGCGGATCGTCGCGATCAATGATTTCCACGGCAACTTGGAAATGCCCTCGGGCGAATACCGCTTCACCGAGAACGGCCAGGAGCGCAGCGCGCGGCTGGGCGGGGCGGCGCAGCTGGCGGCGACCTTGCAACGGCTGGATACGCCCGACACCCTGATCGTTGCGGCGGGCGACCTGATCGGCGCCAGCCCGCTATCCAGCTCGCTGTTCCTGGACGAGCCCAGCATCCGCGCGCTCTCCGCGATGGGGCTGGACATCGCCGCCGTCGGCAACCACGAATTCGACCGCGGTATCGCCGAACTGCGCCGGATGCAGGACGGCGGATGCGAGGCAAACACCCGCCGCCAGCCCTGCGCGCTCGAACCGTTTGCCGGCGCGGATTTCCGCTACCTCGCGGCGAACGTCGTGGATGATGCGGGCGCCACGCTGTTTCCCGCCACCGCCATGCGCGAGGTCGCCGGCGCGAAGATCGGCTTCATCGGCATGACGCTGGAGGGCACGCCCAACTACGTCGCCGCGCAGGCCACCGCCGGCTACACATTCCTGGACGAAGCCGACACCGCCAACCGCCTGGCCGGCGAATTGCGCGGGCAGGGGGCAGACGCGCTGGTGGTGCTGCTGCACGAAGGGGCGAGCGTCGATCCGTCCTACAACCTCGATGGCTGCCCGAACATCGGCGGCGCAGTGGTGCCGATCATCGAACGCCTGGATCCCTCGATCGCGCTCGTCGTATCCGGGCACACCCACCAGGCCTACGTGTGCACCTACACCCGCGCCGACGGCTCCAGCGTGCTGCTTACCTCCGCTGGCCGTTACGGCACCTTCGTGACCGAGATCGCGATGAACGTCGATCCGGCAAGCGACCGCGTAACCTTTGCATCGGCAACCAACGTGCCGGTTGATGGCCGCGACGGCTCCCACCCGGCGGCAGAGGCGATCGTGCGCCGCTATGTCGAGGCGGCGGGTCCGGTCGCCAACCGGCAGGTCGGCACGATCACCGACACCGGCGAACGTGGGGAGGATTGCGGCGATCGCCCGGCGCAGGATTTCGTCGCCGACGCCTACCTGATGCAAGGGCGCGCGGCGCTGGCGGCAACGGGGCAGGGCACGGTCGATATGGCCTTCGTCAACTCGGGCGGCGTGCGTACCGGGTTCGACGGCGCGGCGGACGGGGTCCTGACCTTTGGCGAGCTCGCCGCGATGGCACCGTTCGGCAACGGGGTGATCGTGCTCGACATGACCGGTGCGCAGATCCGCGCGGTGCTGGAACAGCAGTTCTGCGAAGAAGGCGGCACGGTGGAGGTGTGCGATTCGGTGCTGATCCCCTCGGCAGGGGTCGCCTACACCGCCGATACGTCGCGCGAGGCTGGCCAGCGCATCACCGCCCTCACCCTGGACGGCGAGCCGCTGGACCCCGACCGCCGCTACCGCGTGGCGACCAACAGCTTCCTGGTCGGTGGTGGTGACGGTTTTGCGCTCTTCGCGCAGGTGCCGGTGGTGGCCAATGCGGGGTTCGATATCGACGGGCTGGAGGCCTACGTCGCGCAAGGCAATCTGATGGTGCCGGTGTGCGGCCGCGTGCGCAACGTCGCCGCTGCCGACTGACCGCCCGGATCAGCGCAGCGGCGGCTCGTCGAAACTGCGCAGCTTGCGGCTGTGCAGGCTGTCGCCCTGCTTGCTCAGCAGGCCCAGCGTCTCGATCCCGATGCGCAGGTGCTGGCTGACCGATTTTTCGTAGAAGGCGTTGGCCTGGCCCGGCAACTTGATCTCGCCGTGCAGCGGCTTGTCCGATACGCACAGCAGGGTGCCGTAGGGCACGCGGAAGCGATACCCCTGCGCCGCGACCGTCGCCGATTCCATGTCGATAGCCACCGCCCGGCTCTGGTTGAAACGCAGGGCGGAGCGGGTGTAATGCAGTTCCCAGTTGCGATCGTCCGTGGTGACGACGGTGCCAGTCCGCAGCCGACGTTTCAGCACGTCGTCCGGTTCTCCGGTCACTTGGCGAGCCGCCTGGTACATCGCGGTCTGCACTTCCGCGATCGCCGGAATGGGAATTTCCGGCGGGATCGCACTGTCGAGCACGTTGTCGTCGCGCAGGTAGGCGTGGGCCAGCACGTAGTCGCCGATCGTCTGGCTGGGCCGCAGCCCGCCGCAGTGGCCGATCATCAGCCACACCTCTGGGCGCAGCACGGCGATGTGGTCGCAGATGGTCTTTGCGTTGGAGGGGCCGACGCCGATGTTGACCAGCGTGATTCCGCCGCCGTTCTCGCCCATCAGGTGATAGGCGGGCATCTGGTGCTTGCGCCAGGTCCCGGCGGCGACCTGCGCGCGTGATTGTTCACGGTCGCCGCGTTCCAGCACGATGCCGGGCGCGGAGAACCGGGCAAACCCGCTGTCCTTGTCGCCCAGTGCGTCCAGCGCAAAGTCGATGAACTCCTCGACGTAGCGGATATAGTTGGTGAACAGCACGTAGCGCTGGAAGTGGCCCGCCGGCGTGCCCGTGTAATGGCGCAGGCGGGCAAGGCTGTAATCGGTGCGCGGCGCATCGAACAGGGCGAGCGGGCGCTTGCTGCCAAAGCTGTGCGTCCAGGTGCCGTCGGCCACCTCGTCCCCGATGTTGGCGAGATCGGTCGAGGGAAAATGCCGCACCAGTTCGGCGCTGGAAAGCCCCCGCAGGTCCACGCCCGATCCATCGAGCACATACTGGTAAGGTATTTCCGCCGAGGATTGCCCGACCTCGATATTGACCATGTAATCGTCCACCAGGTGGGTCAGCTGTTCCTTCAGGTAACTGCGGAACAGGGCCGGATCGGCGATGGAGATGCTGTAGGTGCCCTGCTGGTTCAGCCGCGCGTAGGCACGCGCCGGATGGTTCGCCGCGCTTTCGTCGGAATAGTGCAGCGTCAGCGAAGGATAGGCGAACGCGCGGCCGGATCGGGTATCGACGCCCGGCGGCGTGCGGTCGTCGGCAAAGCGCCGCAGCGCAGCAACAAGGTTCTGGCGTGAACGGTCATAGGTCTGCTCGAGCTGGTCGAGGATGGCATCGATATCGGAAGCGGTCGTGGTCATGCGATGTTCTAGCGGATGTTTTCAACGCTGGCGAGGGGAGGGCGCAGATGGCCTTTTCGCTCAGCTCTCGGCAAAAACCTTGTCGAGATAGGCGGCCAGCCGGATGCCCGACTGCATCAGGCGATGTTCGACATCGGGTGACCATTGCCAGTTGTAATCGTAACCCAGCCGGACGGGAGCCTCCAACGTGCCCAGGCCAGCTTCGGGTCCGGTCGCAGGATAGATACGTTCGCGCAGCGCAACGCTTTCGCCGATCCACGTGGCGGGATCGGCATCCCACCAGGCAATCACCTTGCCTGGCGTCATGCGCCCTTCCAGCCGCTCGGCATATTCGCTGAAGCTGAGCTGCTGTCGCTGGATCATGCCCTCGTCCCACACCCAGTGCAGGTTGGTCTGCTGCCCGAACCAGTCGACCCGCACGTCGTTTCCGCCGCGATCGCCGGGTCGTCCGGCGTGGAGCGGCATATGCAGGTCGGACACGATGTGCACGACGAAGCGCAGCGCCAGTTGCCGCTCCTCCGCCGGTGCATTCGCATCACGCAGAACGGCGGTGAAACGCTCCAGCGCAGTCAGGGCGTCGCCTTCGGGCGGGTGCGCCATGTCGATGACGCGGGTGCCGTCGGGCAGGGTAACGTAATGGAACGGGGACGCGGTTTCCTGCCAGAAGGGATCGGGGTTCGACCGTTCCTCGTCCGGAAAGGTGCTCGCCTCGGCCAGCGTCTCTGCGCCCAGTATCTCTGCGATTTCCGCACGGGTGCGCCCCGAGACGTTGTCCTGTGCGATGGTGGCGGTAATGCGGTGCCCGTGCGGCCCCCACGCCTGCGCGGGCATGGCGGTAAATGCGATGGCGAGCGTTGCGACGGAAAGGATGGGTTTCAGCATGGCTCCCGCTAGCAAAGCCGTGTGACATTGCCATGGCTTTTTGCACCAACCCTGCGCTCTGTGCCGTTCGACTCCGCGCTGGCCAAGGTCAGGCGCAGGCGGTAGATCGTGATGATGTTCGACACCTTTGCCAGTGCCCAACCGATCGATGCGGCGATGAGCTGGATTACCGGAATACTGCTGGGCGAACTGGCGGCGACTTTGTGCGTCATCGCCATCGCCTTTGTCGGCTATTCTATGCTGACGGGCCGGTTGGCGATTCGGCGCGGGGCACAGGTCGTGCTGGGTTGTTTTGTGCTGCTTGGCGCGCCTGCCATTGCCGATGGCATGATCGGGTTGTGGGATCCTGACTGGCGTGATGAGGCGCAAGGTGCGCAAACAGTTGTCTTCGAAGCCCGACCGCGCGGCGAACTCGTGCCTGCGGATTACAGCCCGTACCTCGGCCCGACCGCTGTCGCTCCGCCCGAGGGGCAAGAGCCTGTTCCCTGATTGCAGGCGTGGTCTCGCTCGCCGCCGGCAATTGCCAAGCGCCCCGGGTGCGAATATCGCCTGTACGTTTTCATGTGCTTGAGGGGAATTTGATGGCGGGTCGTTTCGGAATGGTAGCTATTGCAGCGGCCTGTTGTCTGTTTGCTCAGCCCGCGTTGGCCCAGCAGCGGCCGGCCAACTCGATTGATGGTACCGCAATCATCAGCTCGCTTGGACCCGACGCCGTCATGCCAGCACTGGCCGTCGCTACTGCTAACCAGCTTGTGGAGGCACGCCCTGATGGCACACCCTTCATCAGCGCGACTGCAATGAATGGGCTGGTCATGCAGATCAGTTTTACCTCGTGCGACGAGGGTGGGCAAACAGGTTGCCTGGGCATGTCGATCGTGTCGGTGTGGACCGCTGCGGAACCCGAGGTCCAGGCGCAGATCGCGGCGGCCGTACGCGGGTTTCTTATCGACCATCCGCTCGCCAACGCGGGCCAGTTTGACGACGGAACTCCGTACTTTTCTCGTTACGTTATCGCCGATTACGGAATCGCGCAGGGCAATCTGTTGTCCGAATTTTCCAATTTCGTGAGCGGCGCCACCGACTTTCACAACATGCTGGCGGGCATCGACGGTGGTCTGGGCGCCATGCCATCATCCTGACCGCGTTTTTTTGAACGTCCTACGACCGTTACTTGCAAAGCCAAGGGCCGGCGACTGGAACCCTGCGTATTTACAAATGATGGCATCTGGCGCATCGTTCGCCCGAATCGTTAATGGGGGGTAAAATGAGGGCTTCTTCCGCATTCACCGCAGCGCTGTTGGCGTGTGTCGCCAGCGCCGGACTGTCTGTCCCGGCCAAGGCGCAAGATCCCTTCATCGGGCAATTGAGCCTGTTTGGTTCCAATTTCTGTCCGCGCGGTTACGCCTCTGCCAGCGGCCAGATCCTGGCCATCAGCCAGAATACGGCGCTTTTCTCGCTTTTCGGAACGACATATGGCGGCAACGGCACAACGACCTTTGCCCTCCCTGATCTTCGCGGCCGTCGCGCGGTTGGGCAAGGGCAGGGTCCAGGTCTTCCATTCTACTCTCTAGGCCAGATTGCGGGCACGGAGACGCATACCCTGACTGTGCCCGAACTTGGCGCGCACAGCCATGCGGGCACGGTTCGTGCTTTTCCAACCTATGGCGATGCGCCGAGACCCGTTCGCAACTACATCGCCAGGAGCGCGGACGGTTCCAACAATTACACGTCCAGCACCACACCGCCGAGCACGCTGATGGGGGCAGATGCGCTGCGCGTGGCCAATACCGGCGGTTCGCAACCGCATGAGAACCGGCCACCCTATCTGGCCATGAACTGGTGTGTGGCACTCGAAGGGATCTTCCCTTCGCGTAATTGATGCCATCGTACTGCGTGACCGCCATTTCCAGGGGGGACTGACATGAAATTTCTCGGCTATCTTTCAACCACGGCGGCCGTGACGGCCATTGCCCTTGCGTCGACCTCACCGGCCCGCGCCCAGGCCGAGCCTACGATTGGGCAGTTGGTGCTTGTGCCGTACAACTTTTGCCCGCGCGGTTTCGCACGGGCGGACGGTCAACTGATACCCATTGCGCAAAACACTGCGTTGTTTTCGCTTTACGGCACGATGTATGGCGGCAATGGGCAAACCACGTTCGCTCTTCCTGATCTGAGGGGCCGTACGGCAATCAATCAGGGCCAGGGCCCGGGTCTTTCCGTCTACCAGCAGGGACAGTCCAGCGGTGTCGAGACGGTTACCCTCACACAAGCGACAATACCGTCGCATAACCACACAGGGTCAGTGCGCGCGTTCGAGGCCGAGGGCACGTCCGGTCAGGCGGTTCGCAATTACTTTGCGCAAGGGGCAGCCGGCCGGGCTACTTACGTTCAGGTCGACGCGCCGCCCCAAAACAACATGGGCCCTGGCTCGCTCCGTCTGGCCGACGCCGGTGGAAACCAAGCGCACGAGAACCGATCACCCTATACCACTCTGAACTGGTGCGTGGCAGTGAACGGGATCTTTCCGTCTCGAAACTAGGCGGTTCGCTGCAGGTTTAGATTTTCACGGTATCGGGGGACAGGATATGAACATTCGCAAATTGGCATCCACATCCTTGATTGCGCTAGCCGCTACTCTTGGTGCAGGATCTCCCGTCCAGGCTCAAGCCATCGACCCGTTGCTGGGTCAGCTCCAGCTGTTCGGAAACACTTACTGCCCCCGCGGCTGGACCGAAGTGGCGGGACAGACGCTACCCATTAGCAGCAACCAAGCCCTGTTCGCGCTTCTTGGCACAACCTACGGCGGTAACGGGCAGACCACGTTCCAGCTTCCGGACTTGCGTGGTCGCGCGCCGATCCATTCAGGGACTTTGCCCGGAGGTTCGAATTACCAGTTAGGTCAGCAAGGGGGGGTAGAAAGTGTCAGCCTCCTAGCAACGCAAATAGCGGCGCACACCCATGATGGCACGTTACGCGCGGCTCCGGTTGCCGCGGATACGACGAATCCGGTCGGAAACTATCTCGGGATCGCTGGGCAAAGCACTTTGCCGTATACGGCTAGCACAACGGCACCGGCCAATAACATGGGTCCCAACTCGTTGCAGATCGATCCCGCCGGCTCGTCGCTACCGCATAACAACATGCCCCCGTACCTCGCGATGCGCTACTGCATCGCGTTGCAGGGTGTTTTTCCGTCACGCAATTAACGCGTTTGGAGCAACTCGACTATAAAGGGCGCCGCTGGCGTCACTATCGAAGGAAGTGAAATGCAAGATCTCGACCGAAGCGCTAAGGCGATTTGGCAGACGCCAGTTCTGACGGATCTGGACCGCTCGCCCGACAGTATTCAAAACGGCTATGACCCCATATCGGATGGTGGCGTCGGATACAACACGTCGACAAGTTGATCGCCTGCCAATCGCCATGGCACGGTGCGGGAAAGTGTGGCCTGGGCCCCATCTGCGGGACCAACATTATCGGTGAAAGTTGATGGCCGAACACTTACGCAGCGACACCCTGTTCGTGGCCTTGACGCGCCCACAAATGTTCGCCGGCGTAACGTATAGTTATTTCGTCATCAACGCAGTCGTTGCGGTCGAGCTGTTCCTGGTTTTCAAAAGCTTCTGGGTACTGCTGGCGGCGCTTGTCATCCATCTGTTCGGCATGGTCGTATCGCTGCGCGAACCGCGCATTGTTGACTTATGGCTGACGCGCGTGCGGCATTGCCCGCGCGTGAAGAACCACGATCACTGGCAATGCAATTCCTATCGCCCGTGACACGTAGCCGCGCCGATTTAGCACGGCGCGAAGCGCCCGCTGGCGCGCATCTGCCCTATGCCCGCCACCGCGATGCAGCCACGATTGAAACGCGTGATGGGCTGCTGATGCAGACGATCCGTATCGGCGGGTTCCATTTCGAAACCGCGGATAGCGAGGAGTTAAATTACCGTGCCGAGCTGCGAGACGCCATGCTGCGGGCGCTCGGCAATTCGCGCTTTGCGGTCTACCATCACGTGGTGCGCCGTCGTGCCGACGTCGCGGTAGATGGCGAATATCGCGACCAATTCTCACGTAATCTTGATATCCGTTGGAAACAGCGACTGGCGGCCAAGAACCTTTTTGTGAACGACCTGTTCGTCACCATCGTGCGGCGACCGCTGCAGGGCCGCATCGGCATGGCAGAGCGGGCAGCTAACTGGTTCACGCGTCGCTCCAACCGCAATGCGGCGCTTGTCGCGGCGGAGATACACGGGCTCGACAATGCGCGCGAGGCGCTCGTTTCCGCGCTCCGACAATACGATCCGCACCTGCTGACGACGTATGAGACGCCGCAGGGCACGCGGTCCGAGCCGCTCGAATTCCTCGCCTATCTCTACAATGCCGACATGCGCCCGATGGCATTGCCGCATGGTGACATCGGCCGGCATCTCCCTGCGCGCCGGGTGAGCTTTGGCGCCGATACCGTGGAACTGGCCCCGGCGGGGCCTTTGCAGCGCCGGTTCATGGCATTGGTTTCCATCAAGGATTACCCGGGGCGCACCATGCCGGGCATGTTCGACGATCTCTATCGTCTTCCGTTTGAAATGGACGTGACCCAAAGCTTTGCCTTCGTCGAGCGGGGGGCGGCGCTTGGGCGTATGAACCTGGCGCTGCGGCGCATGCGTTCGGCCGAGGACGAGGCACTCAGTCTGCGAGATGAGCTTGCTATCGCCAAGGACGAGGTGTCCGCCGGGCGGGCCGGGTTCGGGGAGCATCACACTACCATCGCCATCCACGCCGAAGACATCCGGCGGCTTGATGGACAAGTGGCAGAGGTCATCGCTCTGCTCGCTGATCTCGGCATCGTGGCGGTGCGCGAAGACCTGGCTCTGGAGCCCGCATTCTGGGCGCGCTTTCCCGGCAACTTCAAGTACATCGCCCGGCGCGGGCTGGTGTCCACGACCAATTTTGCCGGGCTGGCGAGCCTGCACAACTTTCCCACCGGCAAAGCGCGGGGCAACCACTGGGGCGATGCGGTCACGCTGTTTGAGACGACGGCGGCCGGGCCCTATTACTTCAATTTTCACCAGCGCGATCTAGGCAACTTCACCGTCATCGGGCCCTCGGGCAGCGGCAAGACTGTGGTGATGAACTTCCTCCTCGCACAGGCGCGGCGGTTCGATCCGAGGATCATTTTTTTCGACAAGGACCGCGGGGCGGAACTGTTTATCCGCGCAATCGGCGGCCAGTACGATCGGCTTTCGTCCGATCGGCCATCGGGGCTCAATCCCCTGCAGCTTGCCGACACGCCCGGCAACCGGCAGTTCCTGATCGACTGGCTGGCGCTGCTGGCAGGCGGGGCGGACGAGGCAGAACTAGGCCAGATCCGCGATGCCGTGGATACGAGCTTCGCTCAGCCGCCCGAGCGTCGTCGCCTGCGCCATCTCGTCGAACTGTTCCGGGGCGCGGCACGGCCTCATGCACGCGATTTGCATGCCAGGCTGCGGCCATGGTGGGGCGAGGGTGAGCGCGCCTGGTTGTTCGACAACATTCGCGACACGACGGACTTGGATGCCAGGGCCGTGGGTTTCGACATGACCGCGATCCTCGACGATCCTGTCGCCCGCACGCCGGCCTTGATGTATTTCTTCCACCGCGTCGAACAGCGGTTGGACGGCACGCCAGCGATCGTGGTGGTGGACGAGGGATGGAAGGCGCTCGACGACGAGGTCTTCGTGCGCCGGATCAAGGACTGGGAAAAGACGATCCGGAAACGCAACGGCATCGTCGGCTTCGCCACGCAGAGTGCGCAGGACGCACTGGAGAGCCGCATTGCCAGCGCAATCATTGAGCAGGCCGCGACACAGATCTTCATGATCAATCCCA
This is a stretch of genomic DNA from Aurantiacibacter arachoides. It encodes these proteins:
- a CDS encoding phage tail protein produces the protein MNIRKLASTSLIALAATLGAGSPVQAQAIDPLLGQLQLFGNTYCPRGWTEVAGQTLPISSNQALFALLGTTYGGNGQTTFQLPDLRGRAPIHSGTLPGGSNYQLGQQGGVESVSLLATQIAAHTHDGTLRAAPVAADTTNPVGNYLGIAGQSTLPYTASTTAPANNMGPNSLQIDPAGSSLPHNNMPPYLAMRYCIALQGVFPSRN
- a CDS encoding VirB4 family type IV secretion/conjugal transfer ATPase; this encodes MQFLSPVTRSRADLARREAPAGAHLPYARHRDAATIETRDGLLMQTIRIGGFHFETADSEELNYRAELRDAMLRALGNSRFAVYHHVVRRRADVAVDGEYRDQFSRNLDIRWKQRLAAKNLFVNDLFVTIVRRPLQGRIGMAERAANWFTRRSNRNAALVAAEIHGLDNAREALVSALRQYDPHLLTTYETPQGTRSEPLEFLAYLYNADMRPMALPHGDIGRHLPARRVSFGADTVELAPAGPLQRRFMALVSIKDYPGRTMPGMFDDLYRLPFEMDVTQSFAFVERGAALGRMNLALRRMRSAEDEALSLRDELAIAKDEVSAGRAGFGEHHTTIAIHAEDIRRLDGQVAEVIALLADLGIVAVREDLALEPAFWARFPGNFKYIARRGLVSTTNFAGLASLHNFPTGKARGNHWGDAVTLFETTAAGPYYFNFHQRDLGNFTVIGPSGSGKTVVMNFLLAQARRFDPRIIFFDKDRGAELFIRAIGGQYDRLSSDRPSGLNPLQLADTPGNRQFLIDWLALLAGGADEAELGQIRDAVDTSFAQPPERRRLRHLVELFRGAARPHARDLHARLRPWWGEGERAWLFDNIRDTTDLDARAVGFDMTAILDDPVARTPALMYFFHRVEQRLDGTPAIVVVDEGWKALDDEVFVRRIKDWEKTIRKRNGIVGFATQSAQDALESRIASAIIEQAATQIFMINPKARADDYINGFGLTRHEFDLVRTMPDNSHCFLIKHGNDSVVARLDLSGERDLLTILSGRESTVRLFDELVEQTGPDPARWMARLLERAA
- a CDS encoding type IV secretion system protein VirB3, with the translated sequence MAEHLRSDTLFVALTRPQMFAGVTYSYFVINAVVAVELFLVFKSFWVLLAALVIHLFGMVVSLREPRIVDLWLTRVRHCPRVKNHDHWQCNSYRP